A window of the Ipomoea triloba cultivar NCNSP0323 chromosome 14, ASM357664v1 genome harbors these coding sequences:
- the LOC116004272 gene encoding transcription factor bHLH77-like — translation MQKDHFFNGGGAPPPPPLQFQYAQFASPFAGDMSPAYAENNDNNVNNYNTDTSRCFTPPAPACGGAGDVERTAAKLFCLGSRSFNSRRGQFGVKSGDLPCRSNVQCIGNAKLPRISSTPSLKQAGSPVQNKNSSPAPPELGPGNNSHQQFSVPDQTPTESNPRKRKPISRRAAEEDDYDAKGTETEDHSPAKRSRSAEEAGNDNNGVKTEELNNTANNNANAGDGKPNQKPPEPPKDYIHVRARRGQATDSHSLAERVRREKISERMKLLQDLVPGCSKVTGKALMLDEIINYVQSLQRQVEFLSMKLATVNPRLDVNIDSLAPKDICQSTVSLPHSVYPLGSSAPGFRGQEQYPPEQIPNLHTNLVNGAVSQCPMYPLGSSPSPSLGMQFPPVDGFGENLNQFPPVFEDDLQSIVHMGFNRISSNDTLLQPLNLPRSNENDVSITVLPPSI, via the exons ATGCAGAAAGATCACTTCTTTAACGGCGGCGGAGCTCCTCCGCCGCCACCTTTGCAGTTTCAGTACGCTCAATTCGCGTCGCCGTTCGCCGGCGACATGTCGCCGGCTTACGCGGAGAACAATGATAATAACGTTAATAATTACAATACTGACACTTCTCGCTGCTTTACGCCGCCGGCGCCGGCTTGCGGCGGCGCCGGTGACGTGGAGAGGACGGCGGCGAAGCTTTTTTGCCTCGGTAGTCGGAGCTTTAACAGTAGAAGGGGTCAATTTGGGGTTAAAAGCGGTGACTTGCCGTGCAGATCTAATGTTCAGTGCATTGGGAATGCAAAGCTGCCTAGAATTTCGAGTACCCCTTCTCTCAAGCAAGCTGGATCTCCCGTGCAAAACAAGAATTCCAGCCCGGCCCCGCCGGAATTGGGCCCGGGAAACAATTCCCACCAACAATTCTCCGTCCCCGACCAAACTCCGACTGAATCTAATCCCAGAAAGAGAAAACCCATTTCAAGAAGAGCCGCCGAGGAAGATGATTATGATGCCAAG GGAACTGAAACAGAGGATCATTCACCTGCAAAGCGATCCAGATCAGCAGAAGAAGCAGGGAATGACAACAATGGAGTCAAAACAGAGGAACTGAACAATACTGCTAATAATAACGCCAATGCCGGAGACGGCAAGCCAAACCAGAAGCCGCCGGAGCCACCGAAGGACTATATACACGTCAGAGCAAGAAGGGGTCAAGCTACAGACAGCCATAGTCTTGCagaaaga GTAAGGAGGGAGAAGATTAGTGAAAGAATGAAGCTTTTGCAAGATCTTGTACCAGGCTGTAGTAAG GTAACTGGGAAGGCACTCATgcttgatgaaattataaactatGTACAGTCACTACAGAGGCAAGTTGAG TTCCTATCTATGAAGTTAGCGACAGTGAACCCGAGGCTGGATGTTAACATAGACAGCCTTGCCCCGAAGGAT ATATGTCAATCCACTGTCTCCTTGCCCCATTCTGTGTACCCTTTGGGTTCCTCAGCCCCGGGTTTTCGTGGTCAAGAACAGTATCCACCTGAGCAGATTCCTAACTTGCACACGAATCTCGTGAATGGGGCAGTAAGCCAATGCCCCATGTACCCGTTGGGTAGTTCCCCGAGCCCCAGTTTAGGAATGCAGTTCCCTCCCGTTGATGGATTTGGCGAGAATCTCAATCAG TTTCCTCCCGTGTTTGAAGACGACTTGCAAAGCATTGTCCACATGGGATTCAACCGAATCTCTAGCAACGACACATTATTGCAGCCACTAAACCTTCCTCG TTCAAATGAAAATGACGTTTCAATCACGGTTCTTCCACCCTCGATATGA
- the LOC116003566 gene encoding U-box domain-containing protein 9-like gives MKTEGGDPAPAPAAKELKEELQRAVKAIVSEDDVNAEVIDRAQQALCALRGLHHFPAEFRCPLSGELMKDPVVIASGQTYDRQFIQKWLNSGNRICPQTQQMLSHTILTPNHLIRGMISKWCKANGIWLPDPVHEDGVTDADRDHFLVLLEKMSSSLCVQRSAARELRLLTKRMPSFRALFGESMGAIPKLLSPLSRGENWSDVHPDLQEDIITTILNLSIHDSNKKLVAETPRVIPVLIDSLRSGVIETRSNAAAAIFTLSALDSNKALIGKSGALKPLIDLLEEGHSLAMKDVASAIFILCVLHENKARAIRDGAVRVLVEKIMNKVHVDELLAILAMLSSNHRAIEEMGELRAVPSLLSLIRETSCARNKENCIVILYAICSADRTRLKEIKDEESSYGTISQLAQNGTSRAKRKASGVLDRLNRGVGFIHTA, from the exons ATGAAGACAGAAGGAGGTGatccggcgccggcgccggcggcgaAGGAGTTGAAGGAGGAGTTGCAGAGGGCGGTGAAGGCAATAGTGAGCGAGGATGACGTCAATGCGGAGGTCATTGATAGAGCCCAGCAAGCCCTATGCGCCTTAAGAGGCCTCCACCATTTTCCGGCGGAGTTCCGGTGCCCACTTTCCGGCGAACTCATGAAGGACCCCGTCGTTATTGCTTCTGGCCAG ACTTATGACAGACAATTCATTCAGAAATGGTTAAATTCTGGGAATAGGATATGCCCACAGACACAACAGATGCTCTCACATACTATTCTTACACCTAATCACTTGATTAGGGGAATGATATCAAAGTGGTGCAAGGCTAATGGGATATGGCTGCCTGATCCTGTTCACGAGGATGGCGTTACAGACGCTGATCGCGACCATTTCCTCGTGTTGCTCGAGAAGATGTCTTCGAGTTTGTGTGTGCAGAGGAGTGCAGCGAGAGAGCTGCGGTTGTTGACGAAGAGAATGCCATCGTTCAGGGCGTTGTTTGGGGAGTCGATGGGAGCCATACCGAAGTTGCTGTCCCCTTTGTCTCGAGGCGAGAATTGGAGTGATGTGCACCCTGATCTCCAAGAGGATATAATCACGACGATCTTGAACCTCTCGATCCATGACAGTAACAAGAAGCTCGTTGCAGAGACCCCGAGGGTGATTCCTGTTCTGATTGATTCGTTGAGGTCGGGGGTGATTGAGACGAGGAGCAATGCAGCTGCTGCCATCTTCACGCTATCAGCTCTAGACTCCAATAAGGCGCTTATTGGGAAATCGGGTGCCCTGAAGCCTCTTATTGACCTCTTAGAAGAAGGGCATTCTTTGGCGATGAAAGATGTTGCTTCAGCCATTTTCATTCTCTGTGTTCTCCACGAAAACAAGGCGAGAGCTATCAGAGATGGGGCGGTTAGAGTCCTGGTCGAAAAGATTATGAACAAAGTTCACGTTGATGAACTACTAGCCATCCTCGCTATGCTGTCTAGCAACCATAGAGCAATCGAGGAAATGGGAGAGCTCAGGGCAGTCCCATCCCTGCTTAGTCTAATCAGGGAGACATCTTGTGCCCGTAACAAGGAGAACTGCATCGTTATCCTGTATGCAATCTGTTCTGCTGATCGCACCAGGTTGAAGGAGATCAAGGACGAGGAGAGTAGCTACGGGACAATCTCCCAGCTCGCTCAAAATGGCACTTCACGAGCCAAGAGGAAGGCTAGCGGGGTTCTTGATAGACTCAACAGGGGAGTCGGTTTCATCCACACTGCATGA